From Burkholderia sp. WP9, a single genomic window includes:
- a CDS encoding 2OG-Fe(II) oxygenase encodes MDTIAKGQQSHSLELEFGAGAIQKPDLKDGEAQTAGSLAQRIGSVDWFEIEEGLNAYGCAMLRNLLSAGECDALTALYPREALFRSRVVMARHGFGRGEYKYFAYPLPPLIADLRTALYPCLAPVANRWNEVMGIDVRYPATHAEFIERCHAAGQTRPTPLMLQYAIDDYNCLHQDLYGEHVFPLQVAILLSEPGADFTGGEFVMTEQRPRMQSRTEVVPLGKGDAAVFAVHHRPVQGTRGAYRVNLRHGVSRLRSGQRHTLGVIFHDAT; translated from the coding sequence ATGGATACGATTGCGAAGGGTCAACAGTCGCACTCGCTGGAGTTGGAGTTCGGAGCCGGTGCGATCCAGAAGCCGGATCTCAAAGACGGTGAGGCGCAGACGGCCGGCTCGCTTGCGCAGCGCATCGGGTCGGTCGACTGGTTCGAAATAGAAGAAGGCTTGAACGCGTATGGCTGCGCGATGCTGCGTAATCTGCTCAGTGCCGGGGAATGCGATGCGCTGACTGCGCTCTACCCGCGCGAAGCCCTGTTCCGCAGCCGCGTCGTGATGGCGCGACATGGTTTCGGCCGCGGCGAATACAAGTATTTCGCTTATCCGCTGCCGCCGTTGATCGCGGATTTGCGTACCGCGCTTTATCCGTGCCTCGCGCCCGTGGCGAACCGTTGGAACGAGGTGATGGGTATCGACGTCCGCTATCCGGCTACGCATGCGGAATTCATCGAACGCTGCCACGCCGCCGGTCAGACGCGCCCCACGCCGCTCATGCTTCAATACGCGATCGACGACTACAACTGCCTGCATCAGGACCTCTACGGCGAACACGTCTTTCCACTCCAGGTCGCAATTCTGCTGTCCGAGCCCGGCGCGGACTTCACAGGCGGCGAATTCGTCATGACGGAGCAGCGTCCGCGCATGCAATCGCGCACGGAAGTCGTGCCGCTCGGCAAAGGCGACGCGGCAGTGTTCGCGGTCCACCACCGTCCGGTGCAAGGGACACGCGGCGCGTACCGGGTGAATTTGCGGCATGGCGTGAGCCGCCTGCGCTCGGGCCAACGGCATACGCTCGGGGTGATTTTCCACGACGCGACTTGA
- a CDS encoding response regulator, translating to MSRVLLVDDQPEALSALRAVLVGRGYTVATAADGAEALERLQRTRVSAVVCDWRMPNMDGAELIESMQARSELASVPVILTSGSGEAPALPVKGFLRKPFALDKLLSLLVECESDAALPAVC from the coding sequence ATGAGTCGCGTATTACTGGTCGACGACCAACCCGAGGCATTGTCCGCGCTGCGCGCCGTGCTGGTCGGCCGTGGTTACACGGTCGCCACGGCGGCGGACGGCGCCGAAGCTCTTGAACGACTGCAACGCACGCGCGTCAGCGCCGTGGTGTGTGACTGGCGCATGCCCAATATGGACGGCGCCGAGCTGATCGAATCGATGCAGGCGCGCAGTGAACTGGCGTCCGTACCCGTCATTCTGACGAGCGGCAGCGGCGAGGCGCCCGCGTTGCCCGTCAAAGGCTTTCTCAGGAAACCGTTCGCGCTGGACAAGCTGCTCTCATTGTTGGTCGAATGCGAAAGCGACGCGGCGCTGCCCGCTGTCTGCTGA
- a CDS encoding FUSC family protein, translated as MIAAAFSRVADRLLAADPGLVRLHTALRVALACLLTGVASVAWTVSVHQPVTLAAPGILFAMVAPLFVRDARRPAWFGTLFCLYLCACVCFATASVLSRYPLAGDAGFLVVMFVGMLCQACGPRALGCAMLGVVCFYLGLYLHPSTTHLVQSLLLSAFGPLMVTLVGRVIVPMRPATSLRLAVHTVTLRASRVLHAPAAAHLSALNEAALSLEEQLALLNPSDAETIRERIVEVEVAAGQYAFASGHADGGGEASADVLRHAIARLREIANRGHIARCASFAHASGAAALTAAQRLADLRSKLCWLPATRATTAALLAMLIGHSLSPERWFWAVITTFVVFLGTRSRADTVYRGAQRLVGTLGGALVSVSLVAPLQDSPVLLVAAMVLCVFGWAYFILNAYAPGVFFITVLVGLVYGELGFAMGPLVEIRIEEVLVGCVVSFAVAILMMPLAATRHVETKLSSVLGALREVVRLAGSGAPAADAVPAMRQLDRSWHDLRIALRPLQTQRVVVWNPDVELATGSLLCCLHWARVMSDSARRGGLREEVALNAAEVGAAHVDSIVARLDSLIARYNGAVVRDAWGGRDELASVTAAAHVDARKAPALAQLDGAVAQLFDRLTRPASDARRVFNWALRGRGV; from the coding sequence ATGATTGCTGCCGCGTTTTCGCGCGTCGCCGACCGCCTGCTTGCCGCGGATCCCGGACTCGTACGCCTCCATACCGCGCTGCGCGTTGCGCTTGCCTGCCTGCTCACCGGCGTGGCCAGCGTCGCGTGGACTGTCTCCGTCCACCAACCCGTCACGCTCGCCGCACCCGGCATCCTCTTCGCAATGGTCGCGCCGCTGTTCGTGCGCGATGCGCGGCGGCCCGCATGGTTCGGCACGCTCTTCTGCCTCTATCTGTGCGCCTGTGTGTGCTTCGCTACGGCGAGCGTGCTGAGCCGCTATCCGCTGGCCGGCGACGCCGGCTTCCTCGTCGTGATGTTCGTTGGCATGTTGTGCCAGGCATGCGGTCCGCGTGCGTTGGGCTGCGCGATGCTGGGCGTGGTGTGTTTTTACCTCGGTCTGTATCTGCATCCATCGACGACGCATCTCGTGCAGTCGCTCCTGCTCTCCGCGTTCGGCCCGTTGATGGTCACGCTGGTGGGTCGCGTGATCGTACCGATGCGGCCCGCGACGAGCTTGCGCCTGGCTGTGCATACGGTCACGCTGCGCGCGTCGCGTGTGCTTCACGCTCCGGCGGCGGCGCATCTCTCGGCGTTGAACGAAGCTGCGCTTTCGCTCGAAGAACAGTTGGCGCTGTTGAATCCGTCCGATGCGGAAACGATTCGCGAACGGATCGTCGAAGTGGAAGTGGCCGCCGGGCAGTATGCGTTTGCATCGGGGCATGCGGATGGCGGCGGCGAGGCAAGTGCCGACGTGTTGCGTCACGCGATTGCGCGGCTCAGGGAAATAGCAAATCGAGGCCACATCGCTCGATGCGCTTCATTTGCACATGCGAGCGGTGCAGCTGCGCTGACTGCGGCGCAGCGCCTCGCCGACTTGCGCAGCAAGCTCTGCTGGCTCCCCGCCACGCGCGCGACGACGGCTGCACTACTCGCGATGCTGATCGGTCACTCGCTTTCGCCGGAGCGCTGGTTCTGGGCGGTCATTACGACGTTCGTCGTCTTTCTTGGCACGCGCTCGCGCGCCGATACGGTGTACCGCGGCGCGCAGCGCCTCGTGGGGACGCTGGGCGGTGCGCTCGTCAGCGTTTCGCTGGTCGCGCCGCTGCAGGACTCACCGGTTTTGCTGGTCGCCGCGATGGTGCTATGCGTGTTCGGCTGGGCTTACTTCATCCTGAACGCGTATGCGCCGGGTGTGTTTTTCATCACCGTGCTCGTGGGGTTGGTCTACGGCGAGTTGGGGTTCGCAATGGGCCCGCTGGTCGAAATACGAATTGAAGAAGTGCTGGTGGGCTGTGTCGTCTCGTTCGCCGTCGCGATACTGATGATGCCGCTCGCCGCGACGCGGCATGTCGAGACGAAGCTGAGTTCGGTGCTGGGCGCGTTGCGTGAAGTGGTGCGGCTCGCCGGGTCGGGAGCGCCAGCGGCTGATGCGGTTCCGGCCATGCGTCAGCTCGATCGCAGTTGGCACGACCTGCGGATCGCGCTGCGGCCGCTGCAGACGCAGCGCGTGGTGGTGTGGAATCCCGATGTCGAACTGGCCACCGGCTCGCTGCTGTGTTGTCTGCATTGGGCGCGAGTGATGAGCGATTCCGCACGGCGCGGCGGGTTGCGCGAAGAGGTGGCGCTCAATGCGGCGGAGGTGGGCGCGGCGCATGTCGATTCGATCGTGGCGCGGCTCGATTCGTTGATTGCGCGGTACAACGGCGCCGTGGTGCGTGATGCGTGGGGTGGGCGGGATGAGCTTGCATCGGTGACGGCTGCCGCTCATGTTGATGCACGTAAGGCGCCGGCACTCGCGCAACTGGATGGCGCGGTCGCGCAGTTGTTCGATCGATTGACACGGCCGGCGTCGGATGCGCGGCGGGTGTTTAATTGGGCGTTGCGGGGGCGGGGGGTTTAG
- a CDS encoding DUF6531 domain-containing protein: MRRHRLYGEATGFLGRLVVAFTLLVLAFTANADDCFSLYAKSGATPGSKTCKLDVTSNTPGGMGNYACINDLALIDQWCSSTETPPDDTCPVADPVFPANGVVTLSETDFASGDTSPLVFSRSYFSKPFDKTQTAMGGYWVSNWQRRLDLTAANASTPKISAYRSNGQPLIFKWVNGAWAVPGTSGLALTKAGDGYFHLKDERIGTTETYSVSTGLFHSETTRTGMYREVQYVGQRIDSIVQWPVDRIGQNASRLTLSLAYDGSGRILSVVPPSGNATHYAYDAKGNLASVTAPIGYVRQYLYEDVRFPNALTGIKDESGSRIATWTYDSSGRAISVTHPDTTRNVSLRYGSGTTTVGNLAGNSTYSFSVGDTSRPGSIATPGGTVSRTWDTSGNLKQRVTPDGNTQYTWDGANRPTKAVATVAGSKTVTTVEYSDSSSLRPHLVAMPSKIRAFVYDTEGHVTGYAEWQTTDPTGEQGMQAVAAGDQMTVGARYDQAGRLLSATVVRNGVKTEDWTYTYDARGNIATTRDAVSGWAMRTLGRDAENRATQIAGNSGQASIGYDERGRVKSFQYNEPASSLNGGLARVLAVDYQYAANGSVSSHSAKVSANGAWWQPISDAELGMWLTNWELGNDPVAPSASLTGLQSDTRAFVPGICVECYMRWKATLTEKLFESELSAALPAWGEATEVMLSDQAQVPYPVLVPDLTSSAKRAMLYSTLFGAGSGDGGMVKCGSSGDNEWREADCHAKYESDMFRCNSLAKYMGGLAGLALCKKNAFDDYQECRGH; this comes from the coding sequence ATGAGAAGACACAGACTGTACGGAGAGGCGACCGGATTTTTAGGCCGCCTGGTGGTTGCCTTCACGTTATTGGTTCTTGCGTTCACCGCGAACGCAGACGACTGCTTCTCACTGTACGCAAAGTCCGGCGCCACGCCGGGCTCCAAGACATGCAAGCTCGACGTCACAAGCAATACGCCTGGCGGAATGGGCAACTATGCGTGTATTAACGACCTCGCACTAATTGATCAATGGTGCAGCTCAACCGAAACCCCGCCTGACGATACCTGCCCGGTGGCGGACCCGGTGTTTCCGGCAAATGGAGTTGTCACGCTTTCTGAAACTGACTTTGCTAGCGGCGATACGTCGCCGCTTGTGTTCAGTCGTAGCTATTTTTCGAAGCCGTTCGACAAAACCCAGACGGCGATGGGGGGCTATTGGGTCAGCAACTGGCAGCGAAGGCTTGATCTGACCGCAGCCAATGCGAGCACCCCAAAGATCTCCGCTTATCGGAGTAACGGGCAGCCTCTGATATTCAAGTGGGTTAATGGAGCGTGGGCGGTGCCAGGAACGTCGGGTCTCGCCCTGACGAAAGCTGGCGATGGTTACTTCCACCTGAAAGATGAACGGATCGGTACGACGGAAACGTACTCGGTCAGCACAGGTCTGTTCCACTCCGAGACGACCCGCACAGGTATGTACCGCGAGGTTCAGTACGTCGGACAAAGGATTGATTCAATTGTGCAGTGGCCTGTCGATCGTATTGGACAGAACGCATCGCGGCTGACACTTAGTCTGGCCTACGACGGTAGCGGTCGCATCTTGAGCGTCGTGCCTCCTTCGGGCAATGCCACGCATTATGCGTACGATGCGAAAGGTAATCTGGCTTCGGTAACCGCGCCAATTGGATACGTTCGCCAGTATCTGTACGAAGATGTCCGCTTTCCAAACGCATTGACCGGCATCAAGGACGAATCAGGCTCGAGGATTGCAACATGGACCTACGATTCCAGTGGACGTGCGATCTCGGTCACGCATCCTGACACGACGCGTAATGTTTCACTGAGGTATGGCTCGGGCACGACCACGGTCGGCAACCTGGCTGGGAACAGCACATATTCCTTTAGTGTCGGCGACACGTCGCGCCCTGGCTCTATTGCCACACCTGGTGGCACGGTGTCACGTACGTGGGATACCTCAGGGAACTTGAAGCAAAGAGTTACCCCGGATGGGAATACACAGTACACGTGGGACGGCGCCAACCGGCCAACGAAAGCAGTTGCAACGGTCGCGGGCAGCAAGACGGTAACAACCGTTGAGTACAGCGACAGCAGTTCACTGCGTCCGCATCTGGTCGCGATGCCGAGCAAGATCAGGGCGTTCGTCTACGACACAGAAGGTCACGTCACCGGCTACGCAGAGTGGCAGACAACCGACCCGACGGGCGAACAGGGAATGCAGGCGGTTGCGGCGGGCGATCAGATGACGGTCGGGGCGCGCTACGATCAGGCGGGCCGTCTCCTGTCTGCCACTGTCGTCCGGAATGGTGTGAAGACTGAGGACTGGACCTACACCTATGATGCGCGTGGCAACATCGCGACGACGCGGGACGCCGTATCCGGTTGGGCAATGCGAACCCTCGGTCGCGATGCCGAGAACCGCGCGACGCAAATAGCGGGTAATAGCGGTCAGGCAAGCATTGGATACGACGAGCGTGGTCGCGTAAAGTCCTTTCAGTATAACGAACCGGCAAGTTCGTTGAATGGCGGACTTGCCCGTGTACTGGCAGTCGATTACCAGTACGCCGCGAATGGCTCGGTCTCGTCACATTCGGCTAAGGTCTCAGCTAACGGCGCATGGTGGCAGCCGATCAGCGACGCCGAGTTAGGAATGTGGCTCACCAACTGGGAACTGGGCAATGACCCGGTTGCACCGTCCGCCAGCCTCACGGGATTGCAGTCAGATACACGGGCCTTCGTACCAGGCATCTGTGTCGAGTGCTACATGCGGTGGAAAGCTACGCTAACGGAGAAACTTTTTGAAAGTGAACTGAGCGCTGCACTTCCAGCATGGGGCGAGGCAACGGAAGTGATGCTGAGCGATCAGGCGCAAGTCCCTTATCCTGTTCTGGTGCCGGATCTGACCAGTTCGGCGAAAAGGGCGATGCTTTACAGTACTCTCTTCGGAGCTGGAAGCGGCGACGGTGGGATGGTCAAGTGTGGGAGCAGCGGGGATAATGAGTGGCGTGAGGCGGACTGTCACGCGAAGTATGAGTCCGATATGTTCAGGTGTAACTCGCTTGCCAAATATATGGGTGGTTTGGCGGGCCTCGCACTTTGCAAGAAGAATGCATTTGACGACTATCAGGAGTGCAGGGGGCACTGA
- a CDS encoding MaoC family dehydratase N-terminal domain-containing protein: MSASPQKLDDWLDKEMVAEDDITAFPLTAMAATLDREERGDSVPPLWHWLYFLPTAPMSEVGPDGHPKRGGFLPPVPLPRRMWAGGRLTFHAPLKVGERATRTSTIANIEDKTGLSGRLVFVTVQHTIEAGGELKLEEEHDIVYRDEPQEGARPPQAQLAPEGETWRRTIDAGPVMLFRYSALTFNSHRIHYDYPYVTEVEGYPGLIVHGPLIATLLVDLVRREQPDATLQSFAFKAVRPTFAGQAFTVCGKPSGEGKIIDLWAKDHEGYLTMRATAALA; the protein is encoded by the coding sequence ATGTCTGCTTCCCCGCAGAAACTCGACGACTGGCTCGACAAGGAGATGGTGGCCGAAGACGACATCACGGCCTTTCCGCTGACGGCAATGGCCGCCACGCTCGATCGCGAAGAACGCGGCGATAGCGTGCCGCCGCTCTGGCACTGGCTGTACTTTCTGCCGACTGCGCCGATGTCCGAGGTCGGCCCCGACGGCCATCCAAAGCGCGGCGGTTTTTTGCCCCCCGTGCCGCTGCCGCGTCGCATGTGGGCCGGCGGCCGGCTGACGTTTCACGCGCCGCTGAAAGTGGGTGAGCGCGCCACGCGGACCTCGACCATCGCCAATATCGAAGACAAGACCGGCCTGTCCGGCCGTCTCGTGTTCGTCACGGTGCAGCACACCATTGAAGCGGGCGGCGAACTGAAGCTCGAAGAGGAGCACGACATCGTCTATCGCGACGAGCCGCAGGAGGGCGCGCGGCCACCGCAGGCGCAACTCGCGCCGGAAGGGGAAACGTGGCGTCGCACGATCGATGCCGGCCCCGTCATGCTGTTCCGCTACTCGGCGCTGACCTTCAATAGCCATCGGATTCACTACGACTACCCGTACGTGACGGAGGTCGAGGGCTATCCGGGGCTCATCGTGCATGGTCCATTGATTGCGACGCTGCTGGTCGACCTGGTGCGCCGCGAACAACCGGACGCCACGCTGCAGAGTTTCGCCTTCAAGGCGGTGCGCCCGACATTTGCGGGGCAGGCGTTCACGGTGTGCGGCAAGCCATCTGGCGAGGGCAAGATCATCGACCTGTGGGCCAAAGACCACGAAGGCTATCTGACCATGCGCGCCACCGCGGCGCTTGCGTGA
- a CDS encoding PLP-dependent aminotransferase family protein encodes MFTFNPAFEAPTGSPIRELFKYLAQPGMISFAGGYPASDLFDREGLDAAAARATQHTTLCLQYGPTDGLVVLKEQLAHLMMRRGTPCTPQELLVTTGSQQGFDLLLRVMVAPGDVVLVEQPAYPATLQALKLQEADVVTIPVDQNGLDVDALAAQLESGRLRRAPKLLYTVPTFANPTGATLSLERRMALLKLAARYRFLIVEDDPYGDLRFSGAALPSLLALSEQVPGSRDWVVHFSSLSKIVAPGLRVGWMLAHAEILRRCVVAKQTVDLCSSPWTQAIAAEYLASGALERHLPRIVDAYAVKCRTLCDALEAQLPEHIAFHRPAGGMFVWARLKAGQNASDYLRACIERNVMFVPGVAFYKDNIDTAALRLSFAAPGVADIETGVQRMKQALERF; translated from the coding sequence ATGTTCACGTTCAATCCCGCATTCGAAGCACCGACCGGTTCGCCGATTCGCGAGCTTTTCAAGTATCTGGCGCAACCCGGCATGATCTCGTTCGCCGGCGGCTATCCGGCGAGCGATCTATTCGATCGTGAAGGACTCGACGCCGCCGCGGCACGGGCGACACAACACACCACGCTTTGCCTGCAATACGGCCCCACCGACGGCCTCGTCGTCCTCAAGGAACAACTCGCGCATTTAATGATGCGCCGAGGCACCCCTTGCACGCCGCAGGAATTGCTCGTGACGACCGGTTCGCAGCAGGGCTTCGATCTGCTGCTGCGCGTGATGGTCGCGCCCGGCGACGTGGTGCTGGTCGAACAGCCCGCCTATCCCGCGACCTTGCAGGCGCTCAAGCTGCAAGAGGCCGATGTGGTCACGATTCCCGTCGATCAGAATGGCCTCGACGTCGACGCACTCGCCGCGCAGCTCGAGTCGGGCAGGCTGCGCCGCGCGCCGAAGCTGCTGTACACCGTGCCCACCTTCGCCAATCCGACCGGTGCGACCTTGTCGCTCGAACGTCGCATGGCGTTGCTGAAACTGGCGGCGCGTTACCGCTTTCTGATCGTCGAAGACGATCCCTATGGCGATCTGCGCTTCAGCGGCGCAGCACTGCCTTCGCTGCTCGCGTTGAGCGAGCAGGTGCCGGGTTCACGCGATTGGGTCGTGCATTTCTCCAGTCTGTCGAAGATCGTCGCGCCCGGCCTGCGCGTTGGCTGGATGCTCGCGCATGCGGAGATTCTGCGCCGTTGCGTGGTCGCCAAGCAGACGGTCGACCTGTGCAGCTCGCCGTGGACCCAGGCGATTGCCGCGGAGTACCTCGCAAGCGGCGCGCTCGAGCGGCATTTGCCGCGCATCGTCGACGCCTATGCCGTGAAATGCCGCACGCTGTGCGACGCGCTGGAAGCGCAACTGCCGGAGCACATTGCGTTTCATCGCCCGGCTGGCGGCATGTTCGTGTGGGCGCGACTGAAAGCCGGTCAGAATGCGTCCGATTATCTGCGCGCTTGTATCGAGCGCAATGTGATGTTTGTGCCGGGCGTGGCTTTCTATAAAGACAATATCGATACCGCCGCGCTGCGCTTGTCGTTTGCCGCGCCCGGCGTAGCCGATATCGAAACCGGCGTGCAGAGAATGAAACAGGCGCTCGAACGGTTTTGA
- a CDS encoding FAD-binding oxidoreductase, translating to MSSKVVIVGGGVIGSSIAYFLRLSDPTVSVTVIERDPTYARSSSALSAASIRQQFSTPLSIQMSLFGIEFLRSIGERLEVDGAKPSIDLHEGGYLFLATPAGETTLRENHALQKSLGADISLLDKAALQARFPWLNTEDLVAGAYGESGEGWFDGYGLVQALRKKAQSLGARYIAADVTALQRDGKRVTHVQTANGETYACDVVVNAAGAWSRKVAQMAGIDIPVYARRRSIFNVTSPGQLERCPLLIDPTGVYFRPEGKSFICGTSPSADNDPDDLPLDEVDHALFDDVIWPTLAHRVPQFEALRVQNCWSGYYEYNVLDQNAIIGYHPDVDNCIFANGFSGHGLQQGPATGRGISELILHGRYTTLDLGSLSFTRVLENRPIVEKNVV from the coding sequence GTGAGTTCCAAAGTCGTGATCGTCGGCGGTGGGGTGATCGGCAGCTCGATCGCGTATTTCTTGCGGCTGTCCGATCCGACAGTCAGCGTCACGGTGATCGAGCGCGATCCGACTTATGCGCGCTCGTCGTCGGCCTTATCGGCGGCGTCGATCCGGCAGCAATTCTCCACGCCACTTTCCATTCAGATGTCGTTGTTCGGCATCGAGTTTCTGCGCTCGATCGGTGAACGGCTCGAAGTCGACGGCGCCAAACCGTCGATCGATCTGCACGAAGGCGGCTACCTGTTCCTCGCGACGCCGGCCGGCGAGACGACGCTGCGTGAGAATCACGCACTGCAAAAAAGTCTCGGCGCCGATATCAGTCTGCTGGACAAAGCTGCATTGCAAGCGCGCTTTCCCTGGCTCAATACAGAAGACCTCGTGGCCGGTGCGTACGGTGAGAGCGGCGAAGGCTGGTTCGACGGCTACGGGCTCGTGCAGGCGCTGCGCAAGAAGGCGCAATCGCTCGGCGCGCGCTACATCGCGGCGGACGTTACCGCGCTCCAGCGCGACGGCAAACGTGTGACTCACGTGCAGACCGCGAACGGCGAGACCTACGCCTGCGACGTGGTGGTCAATGCCGCCGGCGCGTGGTCACGCAAAGTCGCGCAGATGGCCGGTATCGACATTCCGGTTTATGCGCGGCGCCGCAGTATTTTCAATGTCACCTCGCCGGGGCAGCTCGAACGGTGTCCGTTGCTGATCGATCCGACCGGCGTGTATTTCCGCCCCGAAGGCAAATCGTTTATCTGCGGGACGTCACCCTCGGCGGATAACGACCCCGACGATCTGCCGCTCGACGAAGTCGATCACGCGCTATTCGACGATGTGATCTGGCCGACGCTCGCGCATCGCGTGCCGCAATTCGAAGCGCTGCGTGTGCAGAATTGCTGGTCTGGCTACTACGAATACAACGTGCTCGATCAGAACGCGATCATCGGCTACCACCCGGATGTCGATAACTGTATTTTCGCCAACGGCTTTAGCGGACACGGTTTGCAGCAAGGACCCGCAACGGGCCGCGGCATCAGCGAACTGATTCTGCATGGCCGATACACGACGCTCGATCTGGGCTCGTTGAGTTTCACGCGAGTGCTCGAAAACCGGCCTATCGTGGAGAAAAACGTGGTGTAG
- a CDS encoding aldehyde dehydrogenase family protein — translation MDASTILADLGIAHAAQAGDIAVHSPITGELIGRVASNTVAEVDTALAQAKEAYTVWRNVPAPRRGELVRLLGNRLREKKQALGSIITLETGKILQEGMGEVQEMIDICDFAVGLSRQLYGLTIASERPGHRMAETWHPMGTCLVISAFNFPAAVWSWNAALALVCGNAVIWKPSEKTPLTALAVNQILNEALQEFGDAPAGLTALINGGRDVGAKLVADPRASIVSATGSTEMGRTVGVEVAKRFGRSLLELGGNNAGIVTQTADHELAMRGILFSAVGTAGQRCTSLRRLFVHESVYDKTIERLKQLYSKVPIGNPLEKGTLMGPLIDKQSFGRMQEALQQATAEGGKVFGGERVDVKGYEGGYYVRPAIVEMPSQTAVVLKETFAPILYVLRYTDFADAVEANNAAVHGLSSCVFTTDLREAERFLSDSGSDCGIANVNIGPSGAEIGGAFGGEKETGGGRESGSDAWKAYMRRATNTVNYSSALPLAQGIDFNIG, via the coding sequence ATGGACGCTTCCACCATTCTCGCCGACCTCGGCATCGCCCACGCGGCGCAAGCCGGCGACATCGCGGTTCATTCGCCCATCACGGGCGAACTCATTGGCCGCGTGGCCAGCAACACCGTGGCGGAAGTCGACACGGCTCTCGCTCAGGCCAAAGAGGCGTACACCGTCTGGCGCAACGTCCCGGCGCCGCGCCGCGGCGAACTGGTGCGTCTGCTAGGCAACCGTCTGCGTGAGAAGAAGCAGGCGCTCGGCAGCATCATCACGCTCGAGACCGGCAAGATTCTCCAGGAAGGTATGGGCGAAGTGCAGGAAATGATCGACATCTGCGATTTCGCGGTAGGTCTGTCGCGCCAGTTGTACGGTCTGACGATCGCCTCGGAGCGTCCCGGGCATCGTATGGCTGAAACGTGGCATCCCATGGGCACTTGCCTCGTGATCTCGGCATTCAATTTCCCGGCTGCGGTGTGGTCGTGGAATGCGGCGCTCGCGCTGGTCTGCGGCAACGCGGTGATCTGGAAGCCGTCGGAAAAGACGCCGCTCACCGCGCTCGCCGTCAATCAGATTCTCAACGAGGCACTGCAAGAGTTCGGCGATGCACCGGCCGGTCTCACCGCGCTGATCAACGGCGGCCGCGATGTGGGCGCAAAGCTGGTGGCCGATCCGCGCGCGTCGATTGTCAGCGCCACGGGTAGCACGGAAATGGGCCGTACCGTCGGCGTGGAAGTGGCGAAGCGCTTCGGCCGCTCGCTGCTCGAACTCGGTGGCAACAATGCGGGCATCGTCACGCAAACGGCGGATCACGAACTCGCCATGCGCGGAATTCTGTTCTCGGCGGTCGGTACGGCCGGGCAGCGTTGCACGTCGCTGCGCCGTTTGTTCGTGCACGAAAGCGTGTACGACAAAACCATCGAACGTCTGAAACAGTTGTACAGCAAGGTGCCGATCGGCAACCCGCTCGAAAAGGGCACGCTGATGGGTCCGCTGATCGACAAGCAATCGTTTGGCCGCATGCAGGAAGCGCTGCAACAGGCCACGGCTGAAGGCGGCAAGGTCTTCGGCGGCGAGCGCGTCGACGTGAAGGGCTATGAAGGCGGCTACTACGTGCGTCCGGCGATTGTCGAAATGCCGTCGCAAACGGCGGTGGTGCTGAAGGAAACGTTCGCACCGATTCTGTACGTGCTGCGCTACACCGATTTCGCCGATGCGGTCGAAGCGAACAACGCGGCGGTGCACGGTCTCTCGTCGTGTGTATTCACAACCGATCTGCGCGAAGCTGAACGCTTCCTGTCCGACTCGGGCAGCGACTGCGGCATTGCGAACGTCAACATCGGGCCGAGCGGCGCGGAAATCGGCGGCGCGTTCGGCGGCGAGAAAGAAACCGGCGGCGGCCGCGAGTCGGGTTCGGACGCGTGGAAAGCCTATATGCGCCGCGCGACCAACACGGTCAACTACTCGTCGGCATTGCCGCTCGCGCAAGGTATCGACTTCAATATCGGTTGA